One region of Thunnus albacares chromosome 8, fThuAlb1.1, whole genome shotgun sequence genomic DNA includes:
- the ddx61 gene encoding probable ATP-dependent RNA helicase ddx6 encodes MATARTANPSPMIGLNKPANGQLRGQTKPAGQQLGPLSTAQLPSAPQKKSSIPQSSGGIKFGDDWKKCLELPPKDNRMKTSDVTSTKGNEFEDYCLKRELLMGIFEMGWEKPSPIQEESIPIALSGRDILARAKNGTGKSGAYLIPLLERIDIKKDHIQAIVMVPTRELALQMSQISIQLSKHLGGVKVMVTTGGTNLRDDIMRLDETVHVVIATPGRILDLIKKGLAKVDKTQMMVMDEADKLLSQDFVVLIEDIISFLPKGRQILLYSATFPISVQKFMNKHLQKPYEINLMEELTLKGITQYYAYVTERQKVHCLNTLFSRLQINQSIIFCNSTQRVELLAKKITQLGYSCFYIHAKMMQEYRNRVFHDFRNGLCRNLVCTDLFTRGIDIQAVNVVINFDFPKNAETYLHRIGRSGRFGHLGLAINLITSDDRYNLKNIEDQLITDIKPIPGSIDKSLYVAEFHSVDPDDDGDDCSGAKNKELGAA; translated from the exons ATGGCCACAGCAAGAACCGCAAACCCATCACCAATGATTGGATTGAATAAACCAGCAAATGGACAACTCAGAGGACAGACCAAGCCAGCTGGCCAACAGTTGGGACCTCTTTCAACTGCCCAACTGCCCAGTGCCCCCCAGAAAAAGAGCAGCATTCCTCAGAGCAGTGGGGGCATCAA GTTTGGTGATGACTGGAAAAAGTGCCTGGAGCTTCCTCCAAAAGACAACAGAATGAAAACCTCG GATGTGACGTCAACGAAGGGAAATGAATTTGAAGACTACTGCCTAAAGCGGGAACTTCTAATGGGAATCTTTGAAATGGGATGGGAGAAACCCTCCCCTATTCAG GAGGAAAGCATCCCCATCGCTCTGTCAGGCAGAGACATTTTGGCTCGGGCAAAGAATGGCACAGGAAAAAGTGGAGCCTACCTCATCCCTCTCCTGGAGAGGATAGACATAAAGAAGGATCATATTCAGG CCATAGTAATGGTCCCCACAAGAGAGTTGGCCCTGCAGATGAGCCAGATCAGCATTCAGCTCAGCAAGCACCTTGGAGGGGTCAAGGTCATGGTTACCACTGGGGGAACCAACTTGAGGGATGACATCATGCGTCTCGATGAGACAG TACATGTAGTGATTGCTACACCAGGCAGGATACTAGACCTGATCAAGAAGGGTCTGGCAAAAGTGGATAAGACACAAATGATGGTGATGGATGAG GCAGATAAGCTCCTGTCCCAGGATTTTGTGGTCCTGATTGAAGATATTATCAGCTTCTTACCGAAGGGTCGTCAGATTCTGCTTTACTCTGCCACTTTCCCCATCAGTGTGCAAAAATTCATG AATAAGCACCTGCAGAAGCCTTATGAGATCAACTTGATGGAGGAATTGACCTTGAAGGGCATCACCCAGTATTATGCCTATGTGACTGAAAGACAGAAGGTCCACTGTCTCAACACGCTCTTTTCTAGG CTTCagatcaatcagtcaatcatcTTCTGTAACTCCACCCAGAGGGTTGAACTTCTGGCTAAGAAAATAACTCAGCTGGGCTATTCGTGCTTCTACATTCATGCAAAGATGATGCAGGAGTACAGGAACCGTGTGTTCCATGACTTCAGGAATGGATTGTGCAGAAACCTGGTCTGCACAG ACCTATTCACTCGGGGAATCGACATCCAGGCAGTAAACGTGGTCATCAATTTTGACTTTCCCAAAAATGCAGAGACCTACCTTCACCGCATTGGCAGATCAG gGCGTTTTGGTCACCTGGGTCTGGCCATCAATCTGATAACTTCAGATGACAGATACAACCTGAAGAACATTGAGGACCAGCTGATTACTGACATCAAGCCAATCCCTGGCAGCATCGATAAGAGCCTGTATGTTGCAGAGTTTCACTCTGTTGAccctgatgatgatggtgatgactGCAGTGGAGCCAAAAACAAAGAACTGGGAGCAGCCTGA
- the LOC122987792 gene encoding meprin A subunit beta-like: MKVVLIFSSYSSPERFPKGKEGNFVKFSKEQSRTQGVPYDYWSVMHHSKYAFSNGNGSTIIPKDPKFMDVIGQNLGMSPSDVLELNRLYKCNSTIGFWMHCHFSDETMCQMNRCSTSSIS, from the exons AtgaaagtggtattgatcttctcatcttactctTCACCAGAAAGATTTCCCAAAG GTAAGGAGGGGAATTTTGTAAAATTTAGCAAAGAACAAAGCCGAACCCAGGGAGTCCCATATGACTACTGGTCCGTGATGCACCACAGCAAATATGCATTCAGTAATGGCAATGGGTCAACAATTATCCCCAAAGACCCAAAATTCATGGATGTTATTGGTCAAAACCTGGGCATGAGTCCCAGTGATGTTCTGGAGCTGAACCGTCTCTACAAATGCA ACTCAACGATTGGATTTTGGATGCACTGCCACTTTTCTGATGAGACCATGTGTCAAATGAATCGCTGTTCAACGAGTAGCATAAGCTAG
- the tomm40 gene encoding mitochondrial import receptor subunit TOM40 homolog, protein MGSVLAAASPSPAPAAAGGGQGVPGLVSVPPGFTMPPVSSVPPASDQQTADADSSLPNPGTYEECHRKCKEVFPLQMEGVRLVVNKGLSNHFQVSHTVTLSTLADSGYRFGATYVGSKQTGPTESFPVMVGDMDNTGSLNAQIIHQLTTAVRSKIAIQTQQHKFVNWQCDMEYRGENFTSAVTLGNPDILVGSGILVAHYLQSITPSLALGGELVYHKRPGEEGTVTSLLGRYTGDNYVATLTLGGAGAHATYYHKANDQLQVGVEFEASTRMQDTTTSFGYQLDVPKANLLFKGTVDSNWVVGATLEKKLLPLPLTLALGAFLNHRKNKFQCGFSVTIG, encoded by the exons ATGGGCAGTGTGTTGGCTGCCGCCTCCCCCAGTCCGGCACCAGCCGCAGCTGGAGGTGGTCAAGGGGTCCCAGGGTTGGTGTCCGTCCCTCCAGGGTTCACCATGCCCCCAGTGTCTTCCGTCCCTCCAGCATCTGACCAGCAGACAGCAGATGCGGATTCCTCACTCCCAAACCCAGGCACATATGAAGAGTGTCACCGCAAATGTAAAG agGTGTTCCCTCTGCAGATGGAAGGGGTGCGGTTAGTGGTCAACAAGGGCCTGAGTAACCACTTTCAGGTCAGCCATACGGTTACCCTCAGTACCCTGGCTGATTCTGGTTATCGATTTGGTGCCACCTACGTAGGCAGTAAACAGACTGGACCAACAGAG TCATTCCCAGTCATGGTCGGAGATATGGACAATACTGGCAGTCTGAATGCCCAGATCATCCACCAGCTTACGACGGCTGTGCGCTCCAAAATAGCCATCCAG aCTCAGCAGCATAAGTTTGTGAATTGGCAGTGTGACATGGAGTACCGTGGTGAAAACTTCACCTCTGCTGTGACACTCGGAAACCCAGACATACTTGTTGGATCTG GCATTTTGGTGGCCCACTATCTCCAGTCTATCACACCATCGCTGGCTCTGGGTGGTGAGCTAGTATACCACAAGAGACCAGGGGAGGAAGGAACTGTCACCTCCCTCTTGGGCAGGTACACAG gTGACAACTATGTAGCTACATTGACTTTGGGAGGAGCAGGAGCCCATGCTACATACTATCACAAAGCCAATGATCAG TTGCAGGTAGGAGTTGAATTTGAAGCCAGCACAAGGATGCAAGACACCACAACATCTTTTGGTTACCAGCTGGATGTTCCCAAAGCTAACTTGCTCTTTAAAG GTACGGTTGACAGTAATTGGGTGGTTGGGGCAACCCTTGAAAAGAAGCTGTTGCCATTGCCTCTCACACTGGCCCTAGGGGCTTTCCTCAACCACCGCAAGAACAAGTTCCAGTGTGGCTTCAGTGTCACCATTGGCTAG